A region of the Argopecten irradians isolate NY unplaced genomic scaffold, Ai_NY scaffold_0081, whole genome shotgun sequence genome:
GTattataaatgtacattgtgtatgcaCGGTATACATTCCTTTTTGTTAATTAGATTTACATGGCCTTGCATGTACGGGAGCCCTTTGTCGCACCTAACGTACAGCAACTAAATCAAAAATGACCTTTGAGATGACCCCTGATTGTTTTTCGGATCACCGCATGTCTGTTTAATTAGGAATTTCAGAAGTTAGATGATTTCGaatattaagataaatatttaaattgtaCGGATCGAAATTTATAAGTTAATAAGTAAAAAATAGAATGGTTCAGcgcaaaatatttacatatcaatataacgatttttattaattgttagaaatatttatttgttgaatTAAAAACAACTGATAAGTACTTGACTCCGCAGTGTAGCATGGTCAAAAGATTACAACAATGGTAGACAAATCAAATTATCACCTCGAGGACAAATACACTATGAAACATTTGATAGCAGTTTGATCATGCTCACTGCCATCTACATGTACTGTTCTTCTGGTCTGATGTGGTGAGATTTATACTTAAACATATGGTATAATGTTGCTCTTCTGTTTCTcacattaaaaaacaaaattattatcatatgtgttttgttatttaatctCCATAATAATGAGTTATAGCAATAATAACGATACAACCATAATTTTATGATTGTTCTATTATTATTTTCTCATATTTACGCTCTTGATACATACACCATTTAGAATAAAATAGCTTGGCGTCTTTGGCCACCTATGTGCACCAGTCTCATTGaggcgtgggttcgaatcccaccgctgccaccaaattTGTAACTGTGGAGTGAGTGACACAGCTGTACCCGTAAAAGACAACACAGTGACATATtctttacaatatatacaagttTATTTAACTATTTATAACAATGACTAGGCCTATATGACATAATtaacaatatacatttacattcaaTCTCATGTGCCACATACCACTAGATATGTCTCTGGTTGACATCGCCCTGTCCTGGTTTTCTTCCTAGTCACAGTCATCAGTTATGTATGATATAAACTACAACAGACACACCTGTGTCATCAAAagtcaaatattcaaaatgttgAGCTCATATATCATCAACGATAACCCGAATATTGCAGCATAAGTCGATTTACTCTGTGAAGTTACTGCACCGCTAAGTACCAATAAATCAGCAGCACCGCAACTGTAGTACTCCTAGTACACTGTGAACATAAATATCATTAGTTATATTTCTGAAACAAAAGCAGTCGGCATACAATCTAGTTAAGTagatatgaatattttattaattcagATAGGGTAGCATATAGACTAATGATCCAAAAACCTATTTGTTGAGGTTTCAAAGGAAACGGTTTCTTATCAAAGGGTGCATTTGTATTCAAAACCTCATCTTATCTAGTGTTTTGTGAAGTCTACGGTGAACAACGTTTTCATTGACAGAATGAATCTGTACTAATGATATACTTTAGGGTTGTAGATGACTGAAGCGACCAAATACGAAATGGTcttataaaaaattgaaaaaaaactagTTATAGTATAAGATGAACAACTTCTTCAATAAATCAGATAATTTCAGGGTACTCACGAACACATCTGTACTCGACATCTAGATATTTGACTGTGCCTCTGCAAGGATCGCCATACACATTGTTGGACGCCGACAGACGACATTTTCTTAGGCCCTGACATTGGTCATAGACCTTGTAGAAGGACTTGCTTGAGGAACAATGCGTTGTcttgattattttactgtaacaaATGTCGAGTTCAGAACGACCGTAGTTAGCTGACACAATGTCGAGTACTTCACCACTGCGGCAGGAAAGCGTCGTCTTCCGATTCTCACACGTGATACTGTGCCTGATATCTATGATAAAATGTTAGTTATTAGGATACATTTATCAATGAGGCTGTGACACAACATTACTGTCTTCATTGGAAATCTAATACtacacaaaagaaatcaaacgAGATAGAAAGAAAATAATGACACTTGATACTATATTGACCAGAATTGTAATTGTTAAATGTTCCGGATTGTTATAACACTTGATGTACTATTACAGAAGAACAACTTACCAGCGGTCTCTATATCTTTCTTGCACATGTAGCGGATACTGAGGTATTTATAGGTTCCACGGCAAGGATCCCCGAATACATTGTTGGACGCTCGCACCTCACAGGAGCGGAGGCCATCGCAGGAGCTTCTTACTACATCGAAAGACTGTCTGGAGGAACAATGGGTGGTCCTAATGGTGATACTACTGCAGGGGCACGTGTCATAGTCAGAACGGCCATATTTAACTGTTACTATTTCAATAGTATATCCTGGACGACATCTCAGGTAAGCAGTTCGGTTTTCACATGCGATCGTTTTCCTTATGGGTGGGACAGAGTGTACCACTGAAAATCATAACCATTCACGTCACTTCAATTATACTTCAATGTACAGAAAAGGGAAAAGTTTCCTGTACTAAAGTCACTTAAATATACTTGTATTCATTTAGTAATGAAGACAAATTCAATGTACAAATAAGGGAAACTTTTACTGTACTAAAGTCACTTTACGTATATGTGTATCTTCTTAGTAGAGAAGACAAATTCAATGTACAGAGAAAGGAAACGTTTATTGTACTAAAGTCACTTTACGTATATGTGTATCTTCTTAGTAGGGAAGACAAATTCAATGTACAGAGAAAGAAAACGTTTATTGTACTTACGTCACTTCAATTATACGTGTCTCCCTTAAGTAGAGAAAACAAATTCAATGTGCAGAGACAGGAAACGTTGACTGTACTAAAGTCACTTTAATTATATGTGTAATCCTCTAATAGagaaaacaaattcaatatGCAGAGACAGGAAACGTTGACTGTACTAAAGTCACTTTAATCATATGTGTAATCCTCTAATAGAGAAGACAAATTCAATGTGCAGAGACAGGAAACGTTGACTGTACAAAAGTCACTTTAATTATATGTGTAATCCTCTAATAGAGAAGACAAATTCAATGTGCAGAGACAGGAAACTTTTACTGCACTTAAGTAACTTTAATTATATGTGTAATCCTCTAACAGAGAAGACAAATTCAATGTGCAGAGACAGGAAACGTTGACTGTACTATAGTCAATTTAATTATATGTGTAATCCTCTAATAGAGAAGACAAATTCAATATGCAGAGAGAGGAAACGACCCCAAGTagctgaaatattttaatttatttgatttattgtatATAGAAGCCTTAAGAGAATCGCTTCGCATGATCATATTGGCATTCGGATATAGTTATTTCCGTATCATATCGTTAACAATATGTatgaatttaatgaaaaatgcTATATTAAATGATGAAACAACCTACAACTGATGTATATCGCATATTTTATACTTAATGATTAAGAAAAACTAATTAATCATTGCAATGAAAAGTCACTCATTTATCTGTAGCTAACTTCATCTTAAATTACTTACCTGACACTACAGCGAGTGTTAGAAAAACTAGACAGGTCTTCATTGTTAGGTCAAATGGCTGAGTGAAGACAAAATTTACATGCTGCTTAGcttatatagacaatattaatGTTCACTCAACCGTGGATATGGAAATCAGAGACAGGTGAGCTGGAACACATTGGTGTTAAGGTGTTACGTCATGGggaaattaaaacaattgtgtTAACAACAGGTAATCAGTTATACTGATTGAgtataaatatgataattagGGAAGTATATCAGTCAGAGTTCACACTGTTGATGGCATCAGCATTATGTATATAGACATTGATTTACATAGGTTTGATGAGAACCtgttatttaaggaatagatgctgattttgttgaggttatgagggtataatgataatggagcacgtgtaaattatgtaaccccggcgaagccgggttacataaaatttacacgggctccattatcattataccctcataacctcaacaaaataaacatctattccttatatttacagtttttcaagtaaattaatattattaattcccgcggcagttgcatattttttataaaaatacacatatttttttctctcccgtcatcgtcaacgaattcgattgaacagctgattggaatcgagtcattcatatgttcccgccaaaagtggggtcatgatcccacgttgctacgccatcgactttTCACGTTACAATAGAATCGacgcgcgtgttgtgctaacattatgcactgataatgataatactagaaagcatggttattgagtccatgtcagtgcaaactgtaaatatttaggtatatgtgtagtgatttaattaattattaattaacataAACTGTTATCCTTGTTCTAATTTGAAAATCTGAAAATCACgaataattaaattatcttgGAATAGCGGTAGATTGATATTTCTTTGAATGATATAAAACCCAGGTTTGAAAAGTTAATATGGATAGTGATGttgtaatgtatgtatatttgatgACACCATAACACGCATGGACTGGTGGTAATTACCCATTAGATGCACTTTAAAAATTCTTCACCACGGACAGAGCAAAAACGGTAGTTGCGTCATTAGAATGGTTTGGTTTAGTTTATTAGTTAAGTATATCATAGACAACAATCAGGGTGATGTAAGGAGATGCCAGGTTTGATGGACGACGGAAcaaaatcaccgaccagcggccagtgcctagcaactgccccacataggatttgAACTCTCAACCCAGAAGATTATCATATTAACATCGACTATGTCTATTCATATCCACTATGGAAACTTGGACGTCGTTTAGCTACAGTCGGCTTCAATCTATAACTGAGGGACATTTGATTATGGTGTTGCTTTACTGGCATTATGCCTAAggttatgttttatgtttctgATGGTATGTAACAAAACATAGCATTTGTTTTAACTCTGAATCAAAGATAgtaataatattgttattatatcATTACAATCTGGATATGATATAAGTTTACATTTGTATCTTAAAAAGGAAATTTCAATGAACTTAATTGCCCTAACAGTTATGAGTGGGTATGGATAgtgacatgtatatgtatgtttgatCCAGTAACATAATTTACTATGTTTCTGCCATCACCTggttattatttatataattgcaTTTTTAGGGATTTTACGAGTTAGatgaacatttgttttatttaattttacctTTAAATGTACAACAGATGTCTTGgtgatgaacattttttttttcgatgGAACACTTTTTATGATGTAATGAAGTAAAACACGTGAACAACGTTCATGATTATAACGTTTAGTCCCTGTCAACGTTTCTTTTAGatgtctatatttacattcCATGTTGCATTCGCCTATATAAACTAGTAAaccaaattgtagtatatgcGAGTATGTCTGCAATTTACAGTGATGAGGTCTCTGTGTAGGaatacaaacaatgtaaacaaacatggccgccagtaaacaataaacaaagctAGTAGCCTATCATCACATAGGATTTGTATTCgaaataattaaactttaaattaaaaatgttagcattaataatgaaattaaaatggaaatcaagacgaaaacatttaaaattgcaGTAATTACTATTTGGACGCTTTCCAAAtaccaaattaattaaaacgtcATAAAAACATCGTCCAGCGTCTTAGAACGTCGTCTGCTACTGTGTCCGGAACACTGGAGGAAATTAAAAACTAGTCTACTTTGATTGGAAAACACAAGGAAAAATACAGCATGGGGCTTGAGTTGAGAGTTTTTCAAGGTACAATGTACCTGGCATGGTAAGCTTTTGACTGTTTGAAGTAGAATTACACCGTGTAATTTCGAGATAAACTCAGCTTAAACTGATGGAATGTTCAACTTGATTTAAGAACAATCACATCGTTTGAGCTTTACACAGCATAAAAATGTACTCAGCAATAGTGACGTGCCTTCCgaaaacagaaattaaattgtAGTGTTTGTGAATTTTGATGATTAAAGGGGGATAACCCTTACTGAGTACACTAGACTCTACATCACTGCGAACGTCTTGGGGGAGGCGCTCGGAATGGTATTATGCCGAAGCTAGGCTAGACCGAAGAAAAACGACGACAGTACTAATGAGAACCAACTTTATCCAAAGAACTCATTGATTAATATCGACAGATATCTGACAGACTGATAGAAACATAAAGATTCATAAAAGCGAAACCAGGCACACTCAATATCCTACAAAACTATCATAGAAAAGTCAGATTTAAATAAGATTGCATCTTACCTTTCTAGTGGCACAAAATCCCATTATCCTACGTCAAAATATGTGGTTTAATAAATAAATCACTTTGTCTCTCGCGGAATAGAATTCCATCATCAGATAAAAATCACCTCAGCAGCGTCCTTCTCCAAGCGCTGATTCGGAACCACATCACTACTAGAGAAGGGAATCTACATTGCGCGATATTAACTGTCACATCAAGAgttaaaatgtttgaatattataaaagtgtattttattttgtagattttttaggtattattgctaaaataaagtttgatgtggtataaaatgcatttttgatTACTTTATTTATGATACCATGGGGAACTATATTATATCTGGAAAATATCCGCTGTTCCGGTATTTGTACCTGCTGACGTCAGCGATGTGACGAGCGGCAAatttaaatgcattattaaCGACGTTTCTTCAAAAAATAGTTGAATGTAAATACAAGCAATAAACAGTtaccaaattgtagtatatagtcaatatgaatacaatttgggTGACAGATAAATAATCATGTCGCCCTAACGGGCGACattcaatttataaatataaatatatatatataaataactaaactTGTAACTAAGCGATTTCGTTGGTCCCttgaggttcgttataaccgtctATACAGTGTTTATAACTAAGCGATTTCGTTGGTCCCttgaggttcgttataaccgtctATACAGTGTTTATAACTAAGCGATTTAGTTGGTCCCTTGAGGTTCGTTATAACAGTGTATACAGTGTTTATAACTAAGCGATTTAGTTGGTCCCTTGAGGTTCGATATAACCGTGTATACATTGTTTATAACTTAGCGATTTGGTTGGGCCCttgaggttcgttataaccgtgtatACATTGTTTATAACTAAGCGATTTAGTTGGTCCCTTgatgttcgttataaccgtgtatACAGTGTTTATAATTAGCGATTTGTTATAACCGTGTATACAGTGTTTATAATTAGCGATTTATTTGGTCCCttgaggtttgttataactgtgtatacagtGTTTATAACTAAGCAATTTAGTTGGTCCCttgaggttcgttataaccgtgtatACAGTGTTTATTACTAAGCGATTTAGTTGGTCCCTTGAGGTTCGTTATAACAGTGTATACAGTGTTTATAACTAAGCGATTTAGTTGGTCCCTTGAGGTTCGATATAACCGTGTATACATTGTTTATAACTAAGCGATTTGGTTGGTCCCttgaggttcgttataaccgtgtatACAGTGTTTATAATTAGCGATTTTGTTATAACCGTGTATACAGTGTTTATAATTAGCGATTTATTTGGTCCCttgaggtttgttataactgtgtatacagtGTTTATAACTAAGCAATTTAGTTGGTCCCTTGAGGTTCGCTATAACCGTCTATACAGTGTTTATAACTAAGCGATTTAGTTGGTCCCTTGAtgttcgttataactgtgtatacagtGTTTATAATTAGCGATTTATTTGGTCCCttgaggttcgttataactgtgtatacagtGTTTATAACTAAGCGATTTAGTTGGTCCCttgaggttcgttataaccgtgtatACAGTGTCTATTACTAAGCGATTTAGT
Encoded here:
- the LOC138311662 gene encoding L-rhamnose-binding lectin CSL3-like produces the protein MKTCLVFLTLAVVSVVHSVPPIRKTIACENRTAYLRCRPGYTIEIVTVKYGRSDYDTCPCSSITIRTTHCSSRQSFDVVRSSCDGLRSCEVRASNNVFGDPCRGTYKYLSIRYMCKKDIETADIRHSITCENRKTTLSCRSGEVLDIVSANYGRSELDICYSKIIKTTHCSSSKSFYKVYDQCQGLRKCRLSASNNVYGDPCRGTVKYLDVEYRCVLY